Proteins from a single region of Budorcas taxicolor isolate Tak-1 chromosome 7, Takin1.1, whole genome shotgun sequence:
- the LOC128050781 gene encoding 60S ribosomal protein L3-like, whose amino-acid sequence MSHRKFSAPRHGSLGFLPRKHSSWHRGKVKSFPKDDSSKPVHLTAFLGYKAGVTHIVREVDRPGSKVNKKEVVEAVTIVETPPMVIVGIVGYVETPRGLRTFKTIFAEHISDECKRRFYKNWHKSKKKAFTKYCKKWQDVDGKKQLERDFSSMKKYCQVIRVIAHTQMRLLPLRQKKAHLMEVQVNGGTVAEKLDWARERLEQQVPVSQVFGQDEMIDVIGVTKGKGYKGVTSHWHTKKLPRKTHRGLRKVACIGAWHPARVAFSVARAGQKGYHHRTEINKKIYKIGQGCLIKDGKLIKNNASTDYDLSDKSINPLGGFVHYGEVTNDFVMLKGCVVGTKKRVLTLRKSLLVQTKRRALEKIDLKCIDTTSKFDHGRFQTVEEKKAFMGPLKKDRTAKEEGA is encoded by the coding sequence ATGTCTCACAGGAAGTTCTCTGCTCCCAGGCACGGGTCCCTGGGCTTCCTGCCTCGGAAGCACAGCAGCTGGCACCGCGGGAAGGTGAAGAGCTTCCCCAAGGATGACTCTTCCAAGCCCGTGCACCTCACCGCCTTTCTTGGCTACAAGGCTGGCGTGACCCACATTGTGAGGGAGGTCGATAGGCCAGGGTCCAAGGTGAACAAGAAGGAAGTTGTGGAGGCTGTGACCATCGTGGAGACTCCGCCCATGGTGATCGTGGGCATCGTGGGCTACGTGGAAACACCCCGAGGCCTCCGGACCTTTAAGACCATCTTTGCTGAGCACATCAGCGATGAGTGCAAAAGGCGCTTCTATAAGAACTGGCATAAGTCTAAGAAGAAGGCCTTCACCAAATACTGCAAGAAGTGGCAGGACGTAGATGGCAAGAAGCAGCTTGAGAGGGACTTCAGCAGCATGAAGAAGTACTGCCAGGTCATCCGTGTCATTGCCCACACCCAGATGCGCCTGCTTCCTCTGCGCCAGAAGAAGGCCCACCTCATGGAGGTCCAGGTGAACGGAGGCACTGTGGCCGAGAAACTGGACTGGGCCCGCGAGAGGCTTGAGCAGCAGGTCCCTGTGAGCCAAGTGTTTGgccaggatgagatgattgatgtCATTGGGGTGACCAAGGGCAAAGGCTACAAAGGTGTCACCAGCCATTGGCACACCAAGAAGCTGCCCCGTAAGACCCATCGAGGGCTGCGCAAGGTTGCCTGTATTGGGGCGTGGCATCCTGCCCGGGTGGCCTTCTCTGTGGCTCGGGCTGGGCAGAAAGGCTACCATCACCGCACTGAGATCAACAAGAAGATCTACAAGATTGGTCAGGGCTGCCTCATCAAGGATGGCAAACTGATCAAGAACAATGCCTCTACTGATTACGATCTGTCTGACAAGAGCATCAACCCTCTGGGTGGCTTTGTCCACTATGGTGAGGTGACCAATGACTTTGTCATGCTCAAAGGCTGCGTGGTGGGAACCAAGAAGCGAGTGCTCACTCTGCGCAAGTCCTTGCTGGTGCAGACCAAACGGCGGGCCCTGGAGAAGATCGACCTCAAATGTATTGACACCACCTCCAAATTTGATCATGGTCGCTTCCAGACTGTGGAGGAGAAGAAAGCCTTCATGGGACCACTTAAGAAGGACCGAACAGCAAAGGAAGAAGGGGCCTAA
- the MRI1 gene encoding methylthioribose-1-phosphate isomerase, giving the protein MTLEAIRYSRGSLQILDQLLLPQQSRYEAVGSVRQAWEAIRAMKVRGAPAIALVGCLSLAVELQAGAGGPGLAALVAFVRDALSFLVTARPTAVNMARAARDLADLAAQEAEREGATAEAVRERVICWAEDMLEKDLRDNRSIGDLGAHHLLKRAAPQGGKVTVLTHCNTGALATAGYGTALGVIRSLHNLGRLEHAFCTETRPYNQGARLTAFELVYEQIPATLITDSMAAAAMAHRGVSAVVVGADRVVANGDTANKVGTYQLAIAAKHHGIPFYVAAPSSSCDLRLETGQEIIIEERPGQELTDINGVRIAAPGIGVWNPAFDVTPHDLITGGIITELGVFAPEELQAALSATIS; this is encoded by the exons ATGACTTTGGAGGCGATCCGCTACTCGCGGGGCTCACTACAGATTCTCGACCAGCTGCTGCTGCCCCAGCAGAGCCGCTATGAAGCGGTGGGCTCGGTGCGCCAGGCCTGGGAAGCCATCCGTGCTATGAAG GTGCGCGGCGCCCCAGCCATTGCCCTCGTGGGCTGCCTCAGCCTCGCCGTGGAGCTGCAGGCGGGCGCCGGGGGACCTGGCCTTGCCGCACTCGTGGCCTTCGTCCGGGACGCGCTGAGCTTCCTTGTCACCGCCCGGCCCACCGCCGTCAACATGGCCCGCGCCGCGCGGGACCTGGCCGACCTCGCGGCCCAGGAGGCGGAGCGGGAGGGCGCAACGGCGGAGGCGGTCCGAGAGAG AGTGATCTGCTGGGCCGAGGACATGCTGGAAAAAGACCTCCGGGACAATCGGAGCATCGGGGACCTGGGAGCCCACCACCTCCTAAAGCGGGCAGCACCCCAGGGTGGCAAGGTGACCGTGCTGACCCACTGCAACACTGGTGCGCTGGCCACTGCTGGCTATGGCACAGCCCTAG GTGTGATCCGCTCACTGCATAACCTGGGCCGTCTCGAGCACGCCTTCTGCACGGAGACCCGGCCCTACAACCAGGGAGCCCGGCTGACGGCCTTCGAGCTGGTCTACGAGCAGATCCCCGCCACCCTCATCACTGACAGCATGGCGGCAGCCGCCATGGCCCACCGAGGCGTGTCAG CTGTTGTCGTGGGAGCTGACCGTGTGGTTGCCAATGGTGACACAGCCAACAAAGTGGGCACCTACCAGCTAGCCATCGCGGCCAAGCACCACGGCATCCCCTTCTATGTGGCTGCCCCCAGCTCCTCATGTGACCTCCGCCTAGAGACAGGCCAGGAGATCATCATTGAGGAGCGTCCCGGCCAGGAGCTGACCGACATCAATGGGGTCAGGATAGCGGCACCAG GAATTGGAGTTTGGAATCCTGCCTTTGATGTCACCCCCCACGACCTCATCACTGGCGGCATCATCACAGAGCTGGGCGTCTTTGCCCCCGAGGAGCTCCAGGCAGCCCTTAGTGCCACCATCTCCTGA